The genome window CTCTTCACGTCACGCTCGGTGCGGAGCGCGGCGTTTGGCACGGCCAGCACATTCTTCCGCTCGCCGACCTGCATCTTCACTTCGGCGTTCATTCCCGGCTTGAGCAGCCCGTCCTTGTTGTCGATGCGGATCAGCACCGGGAACATCGTGACGTTCTGGATCGTGTCGGCCTGCGGCTCGATCTTGAGCACTTCGCCGCGAAACGGACGATTCGGGAACGCATTCACGGTGACGTTGGCCGGCAGGCCCGCACGCAGCTTGCCGATGTCGGTTTCGTCGACGTAGGTCTTGATCTGCACCAGCGAGAGGTCGGCCATTGTCAGCAGCACCGTGCCGCCGCTCGCCGTGTTCGGCGAGGAGATCACGTTGCCGCGCTGCACCTGCTGCTCGATCACGGTACCGGAGATCGGCGCGAGCACTCGGGTGTCGCCGAGGGTGATCTTGGCATTCTCGAGGGCGATGGTCTGGCGCACCACATCGGCCTTGGAATTCGCCACCGCGAGCGTCGCGGTCTCCAGCTCCTGCTGGGTGATCGCCTTGGCGGTGAAGAGTTCCTTCGCGCGGTTGAGCTGACCCTGCGCGTTCGCCAGCTGCGCCTTGGCCACTTCCTGATTGGCCTGGGCGGTCTGCATGTCGTTCTGCGGGATCCGCTGGTCGACCTGCACCATCAGGGTGCCGCGCTTTACGAAATCGCCGGTCTGGACCTTCACATCGAGAATTTCGCCCGAGGCCTTCGACTTCACCTGGACGACCGTGTCGGGGTTCACGGCACCGGCGGCCTGCGCGGTGACGATGATATCACGCCGCTCGACGGCCACGGCCTGATAGACCGGGAGCGGAGCGGGCTTGCTGCAGGCACCAACAAGAGCGACGAGGGGCAACACACGAGCGAGCTTCACGCGACAGCCTCCACACTACTGCCGTCGCTGGACACCTTGCCGTCCCGGAGGACGATCTGGCGCTTGGCGTGTGCGGCAATATCAGGTTCATGAGTAACGAGAATGATGGTCTGACCCTGACGATGCAGTGTCTCGAACAGGGCCATGATTTCCTCGGAGGTCGCCGAGTCGAGGTTACCGGTCGGTTCGTCGGCGAGCAGGATCGACGGCCGGTTCACCAGCGCCCGGGCAATCGCCACACGCTGGCGCTGACCACCCGACAGTTCGTTCGGCTTGTGATCCATGCGGTTGCCGAGACCAACCTGCGAGAGCGCTTCCTTCGCGCGCTCGCGGCGTTCCTTGCCGGAGGCGCCGGCATACACCATGGGCAGCTCGACGTTCGCGAGCGCCGAGGCGCGCGGGAGCAGGTTGAACGTCTGGAAGACGAAGCCGATCTCCTTGTTCCGGATCCGGGCCAGCGCATCGTCATCCAGCTCGCTCACGCGATAGCCGTTGAGCCAGTATTCGCCTTCCGAGGGCGTGTCGAGGCAGCCGATGAGATTCATCATCGTCGACTTGCCGGAGCCGGACGGCCCCATGATCGCCACGAACTCGTTGCGCCGGATCGTGATGTCGACACCCTGCAGCGCGCGGACCCGTTCGGTCCCCATCAGGTATTCGCGCTGCAGGTTCCGGGTCACGATCACGGCATCGCGCGGCACGTCGGCCGGGAGTGCTGCCATCCGTTCGGCAGTGTCGCGCAGATCCTTTTTCATTACGGCAGACTCCGCCCGAGAATACTCTCGATCTGGACCTTGGCGCGGAGGTAGGCGTAACGCGCCTGCACCGCATTGACTTGCGCCTGCGTCAGGTTGGTCTGGGCCTGCAACAGTTCAGTGATGGTGGCCACACCCTGGCCATACCGCGCCGTCACGACCCGCAGGTTCGTCTCGGCCGCCGTGGCCGACGTTTCCGACAGCTGGATCTGCGCCTGTGCGTTCGAGATCGCGGCGAACTGCGCCGTCAGGTTCGCGTCGATCTGGTGCTGCTGATCGAGGAGCGACGCCTGCTGGTTCTCGACCTGGATCTGGGCGTTCTCGATCTGGGTCTCACGCGCGAAGTTGGTCCACGGCGTGATCGTGAGGCCGAGGTTGAGCGACTTGCGCCCCTTGAGGGAGTAGTCGCTCTGCTTGTTCGCCGTGAAGTTGTCGCCGACGCTGATGCTGAGGTTCGGAAAGTACTGCGCCTTGTTCGACTTGGTCGCCTGTCGCAGCGCCTCGAGGGTCGCCTGCGCCGCGCGGAGCTGGGGCGACGACGCGCGCGCATCGCGACGGAGCGAGAGCGTGTCGATGGCCGCCGGCAGCTGATAGTACGCGGGATCATCGACCGCGCCCACGCGGCCATCAGCGCCGATCGCGCGGCCGAGCTGGGCCTCGTCGGTGGCCAGCGTGTTCTGGTGGCCGAGCATCGTGAACTTGGCGTTGTTGAGCGAGACCAGCGCGGAGAGCGAGTCGGAGATGCTTCCCGAGCCGGCCCGCAGCTTGGCCACTGCAACGTTGTACTGCTGCTCGGCGCTGAGCACGGCCGTCGAATCGACGGCGAGCAGGCGCTTGTCGGCCAGCACCGTGAGGAAGGTGTTGGTGACGTTGAGCGTGTTGGTGAACTTGGTCGACACCAGCGTCGACGTCGCCGCATCCTCGCGTGCCCGCGCGGCCTTCAGATCGTAGTTCCGGATGAAGCCGTCGAAAATCGGCAGCGTCGCGGTCACGTTGAAGCCGTAGTTCGGATTCGAGCTGTTGCCGCTGATCACTTCGCCCGTGACCGGATCGAGGCGCGAGTCACCCGAGCTCATCAGCAGCGAGGCCTGCGGCGTGAAGCTCAGCTGCGGGACGAAGCGCCACTTGGCCGTGCGCACCTGCAGCTCGGCGCTGCGAATGCTGTTCGCCGATTGCACCACCGTCGGTGACACCTGCTCGGAGCGCTGGAGCGCCTGCGCCAGCGTCACCGACTGCGGTGCCGGGGCCATCGGCGGAAGGCTCTGCAATGCCTGCGAGGGCTGATTGCCCTGAGCCTGCGCCATGCCGGGAAGTGCGAGGAGCGCTGCAACGAGTGCGAAACGCAGCGGACGGTTAGCGCGGACCACGCGGACCTCCGCGGGGCGACTGTTCGCGCTGCTTCTTGCGGTTCTCATCCATAGCCGTGTTCATAGAGTCGTACCTTACCTGTTGCGGGGGAGTCAGGAGTGCGCGGACCTCGGTACGGGACTGCTGCCGGACGGTTTCGACGCTCGGCCGGATCGACTCGAAGAGCGAATCGACCTGGGGACCGATGCTCCGCCGGATGGTATCCATGGCGGCGGTACCCCGCTTGAAAATGGCAGCAATGCTGTCCCGTTGTACCGCGCTGGCGTCGAGCTCCTTGGCAACCCACGCCGCATAACCACCGGGCACCCCTCCGGGACCCCGGCTTCCTCCCTGACCACGCCAGATGAAATCGGCTTTGCCGGCACGGAAGGCCGCCGTGAGCCCCACCACACCGACCACCGTTCCAGCCACAAAGGCAACGATCAGCAGCACCATCGCCCGTGTGCGAGTCGCGCTGCTCACCGCGACTCCGACGTCATCGCGACGAGGAGGATGTCCGCACCGGGGCGTGAGCCTTCAAGGAGCTCACTGGCCACCGATGCCTCAGTCGTCGCGGTGGTCGCAACCCTGGACCATCCCCACCCCGCCAGCACCGTCGCCAGCGATGCTGCGACCAGCCCCTGCCAGAACCAGCCCGCCAGCTCGTCTTCCCACGCCGGCTTGCCGAGCCGGGCGCGCACCCGAGCCACGAACGCGCCGTCGTGCGGCAACGTCAGGGCATCGCGAATCGCTGCCCCAAGCTTCAGGTCAGGTGCGTCATTGAACGGCGACAGATCACTCATCCCACTCCTCCTTCACGGATCCAAGCACTTTCCTGAGCGCCCTTCTTCCGTGGAAAACATCAGACTTCACGGTTCCTTCGGGGATCCCCAGCAGGGTGGCAATCTCCGCCTGCGAATACCCTTCAGCATCAAACAGCACCACGGCCAATCGTTGCCGCTCCGGCAGGGTCGCGAGCGCGCTCTTGAGCCGCTCTCCCAGGTCCATCGCGCCGACTTCCCGGGCCGGGTCGTCGCGCGAGGCCGCCGCCACATGGTCGAGCGGGTCGGCGGCGCGGACCCTTCGCCTTCGTCGGAGATCCTTGGCCGCGTTGACCACGATCTGCATCAGCCAGGGACGGAACGCCCGCTTGGGGTCGTACCGGCCGATCGCCTGCCAGGCCGAGAGAAACCCTTCCTGGGCGGCATCATCGGCATCTTCACTGTCTTCCAGTACCGCATAGGCAACACGGCGGGCCATCGGCGCGTGGAGGGCCACCAGCCCTCCGAAAGCCTCTGCATCGCCCCTCGCAGCCCGAGCGGCGAGCTCGGCTTCATCCACGCCGGTCATACGCGGGAAACCCTGGGTCCGTTGAGCTTCAAGTCCGCCCCCGGTGGCCCAGTGCCCTGACAATCAAGGCCGCGGCAGTAAGGGTTGCCAGCCCTGCCGCCACGTAGGCCGCAGGCACCGGAAAGAGGACAAAGAGGGCAGCGGCCGCCAGCAACACCAGCGCGAGGGGGCCGAACAGGGTCGCCCGGGCGCCTCGGATCAACCCGCCAGCCGTGACAATCGCCTGCCGACGCCGTTCGCGGAAGGTCCGTTGGTGGGTCGGGTGCCCGTGAACCGGCCGCTTCTCGTGGGCCAGGGCCGGCGGGATCTCCCGACCGAAGAGCGTGGCGATCCGGCGCGGTCGGCGGACGACCTCACTGGCGAGGGTCAGGTCCTCGTGGAATTGCTTCTCCATCTCCTTGGCCAGGGCGGGATCCTCGATGAAGACGTCGAGCTCCCAGTTCGCGAGCAGCGAGGAGGCGTTCATGTTGCTCGACCCGACCCGAACCCAGCGACCATCCGCGACGATTGTCTTGGCGTGGAGCATCGGCCCCTGCCATTCATAGAGCCGGACCCCGGCCTTGAGCAGTCCGCGATAGCCCACCCGGGTCAGGTTCCGCACCATCCGGATATCGCTCGCGCCGGGGAGGAGAATCCGGACATCGGCCCCATCCCTCGCAGCATCGATGAAGGCCTGGTAGAGCCGCTGCGGCGCCGCCAGATACGCCTCGGTGACCCACACCTTCGACGCGCTGACGCCGAGGAGCAGGTCAATGGTGCGATAGGCACGCTCACGACCCGGTTCCGTGGCGACGACGCGCACCGCGATGTCGCCCATCGGGGGCACATTGCCGTTGATCTCGTCGGAGGGAATCGCGCTGCCGCCGGCAAACTTCCAGGCGCTTTCGAAGGCGGCGTCGAGCAGCCGCGCGGCGGGACCCTCGATCGAGACGCCGGTGTCCCGCCACGGCTGGATCCCTTTCTCCGGATTGCCGATCCACTCATCACCTATGCAGAGGCCACCGGTGACACCGCGACAGCCATCGACGACAAAGACTTTGCGATGGTCGCGCGACGCAAGCAGCAGCGGATCCCGCCATGACGGCGGACCGAAGGCACACACTTCCGCGCCCGCCTCGCGCAGTTCCCGCCAGAAGCGGCGCGGCGTACCGGCACAGCCGAGCCAGTCGTAGAGCACCCTTACCTTGATGCCCTCGCGCGCGCGCGCCATCAGGGCATCGGCGAAGGCCTGCCCCGTGGCATCGGCGTGAATGATGTAATTCTCGAGATGAATCCGCGTCGTCGCGCTGGCAATCTGCGCGTGCATCACGGCGTAGTTCGCGGCGCCATCAATCAGCATCTCGACGCGGTTGCCGGCGATGGAGTGGGTGCCGGACGCGCGACCCACGGCGCGATTCAACGCCTCGCCGGAGCTCTCACCCTCGGCAAGGATCGCGGTCACGGGCTGCCCAGGCCGAACTCCCGTTCGTGCGGACGCAAGGCAGTGAGCACGTCGGTCACCAGCGCATCGAGCGGCACGCCAAGCTGTTCGGCGCCGTTGCGCACGTCATCGCGATTGACGCCGCGCGCGAAGCCCTTGTCCTTCAGCTTCTTGAGTACCGACGGCGGCTCGAGATCCAGCAGCGACTTCGAGGGTCGCACCAGCCCGCACGCCACCACGAAACCCGTCAGTTCATCGATCGCGAAGAGGACGCGCGCGAGGTCACTCACCCGCGCCGTATTGGTGAACTCTGCGTGCCCGAGAATCGCCTCGCAGCCATCCTCGGGAAATCCGTGCGACCGAAGGTAGCGTACGCCCTCGGTGGGATGTTCCTGGTCGGCGGCGCGATCGTTGTTGGGATAGCGTTCGTAGTCGAAGTCGTGCAGCAACCCGACCACGCCCCACCATTCGGGGTCAGCGCCGTACCTTGGCGCCATATGCCGCATCACCACTTCCACCGCGCGCATATGTCCGCGCAGCGCCGCCGACGGCGTCCAGCTGCTCACCAGCTCCCAAGCCCGCTCCCGCGGCCAATCCGCGTGCGCGCTCAATGCATCCCCGTCGGCATCACGGCGACTCCCACGTGAAATGGCACCCGCGCCGCTTCGACGTGATCAAGCGAGACCAGAAAGACGTAGTCGCCGGCGAGCGGCAATGGCAGATCAAACACGAAGACGGCCGACGTCTCGACGTCGACGACGCCGGCAGGCGGCTCGTTGACATCCATGACGCCGGCCTGCTCGAGCAACACTTCGCCCGAGGGGTCGACCAGACGCACCGCGAGCTCATGACTCCCGAGTTCGGTGCGCCTGCCGCGCAAGTGCAGCACCAGGTGCGCCCGTGGATGCATCGCGGGAACCTGGCCGACCACGACCTGTCGCCAGATCCCCAGCACGGAGAGCTTCCCCTGCTGGTCGACCAGGGCGTAATCGGCGAGAACCGCAAGATCGACGAGCGTACTCAGCTCACGCGAATCGAGGTGATCACGTCGCCCTGACGGATCGCGTTCACGACATCCATCCCGCTGGTCACCTGCCCGAAGACGGTGTGGACTCCGTCGAGGTGTGCCTGCGGCGAGTGCGCGATAAAGAACTGCGACCCACCGGTGTTCTTCCCGGCGTGGGCCATCGAGAGCGATCCGGCGCTGTGCTTGTGCTTGCTGGTGTCGGTCTCGCATTTGATGGTGTAGCCCGGCCCACCGGTCCCCACGCGCGGATTCTTGGGATCCTTCGAGAGCGGATCGCCCCCCTGGATCACGAAGTTGCTGATCACGCGGTGGAATCGGGTGCCGTCGTAGAACTCGCTGTTACCCAGCTTCTCGAAGTTCGCAACCGTGCCCGGGGCGTCCGCGTCGAACAGGTCGGCGGTGATGGTACCCTTCTCGGTTTCAATGATCGCAGTCTTAGCCATTCGATGGATCCTATTGGGGTTGAACTCAAATATACGATGACGGATGATAGATGACAGATGACGGATAATGGCCAATCTCTTGAGGGGCACGGATTCGCCGCAAGCGGTCATCCGTCATCTGTCATCAGTCATCTGTCATCCTGCCTGCTCGGGCAGATATCCGCGAGCACACACGCATCGCACCTCGGCCGGTTCGCAATGCAGACCCTCCGCCCATGCCAGATCAGCAGATGCGAGATCAGCGTCCAGTCATCCTTTGGAATCAGTACCATCAGGTCGCGCTCGACCTTTTCGGCGTCGCTCTCGCGCGTGAGCTTCAGCAGGCGTGTCAGCCGCAGGACGTGGGTATCGACAGTGACCCCTTCCTGGCTGTCGTAGGCGTTGCCGAGCACCACATTGGCGGTCTTGCGGCCCACTCCAGGCAAGGGACGCAGTTCCGCCATCGAGCGGGGTACCACGCCGTCGTGGTCGGCGACCAGCGCGCGCGCCATCCCGAGCAGGCTCTTCGCCTTGTTGCGGAAGAAGCCGGTCGATCGGATCACTTCCTCGACCTCGGCCTGCTGCGCCGCGGCGAGCGCGAACGCGTCGGGCCAGCGGCGGAAGAGTTCAGGCGTCACCAAATTCACTCGGACGTCGGTGCACTGCGCCGAGAGAATCGTCGCGGCCAGCAACTCGAACGGCGTGGTGAAGGTCAGCTCGCAATGCGCGGCGGGATATTCCGCCTTGAGCCGCGCCAGGATCTCGAGGGCGCGCTCCTTTCGCAGCGCTGCCGATTCGCGCCCGCCCCGCTTCAGCACGCGCCCTCGATCAGGGCCGCCGCGCCGCGGCGAAGGCGAGGAAGCCGGCCGTGTCGCGACAGTTGAGGAGATCGGGCGGGCCGAGGCCGCCTTTGCGCGCGATGCCGACGCCGTACTCCACGTTCGCGAGCCCAGCGAGGTTGTGCGCGTCGGAGCCGATCGAGATCGCCACTCCTGCCGCACGCGCTCGACCCAGCACGCGCCAGTCGAGATCGAGACGGTGCGGATCGGCATTGATCTCGATGGCGACCTTGTTGCGAGCCGCGACCTCGAACACCCGGTCGAGATTGATGGGGTACGGTTCGCGCGCCAGCAACAGGCGCCCGGTAGGATGCCCGAGGATGGTCATGTAGGGCGACTCCATCGCGCGACAAACCCGGTCGGTCATCTCCTGTTCGCTGAGGTTGAAGCGCGAATGGATTGATGCGATGATGAAATCGAATCCCGCGAGAATGTCGTCGGGATAGTCAAGCAGCCCATCGACGAGGATGTCACTTTCAATCCCCTTGAGCACCCGGATGCCGGGATTGGTCGCGTTGAGCGCGTCGATCTCATCCCATTGCCGGCGAAGATCATCGGGCGTCATTCCACCAGCATACGCGGCCGCACGCGAGTGGTCGGTGATGCCGACATACTCGTACCCCTCGGCCCGGCACGCGGCCGCGAGCTCGGCCGCGCTGTTGCTGCCATCGGAATACGTCGTGTGACAGTGGAGGAAGCCGCGCAGGTCACCCCGCGTGAGCAGCGCCGGCACCGGCAGCCCAAGCTCGGCACCGCTCTCGCGCAGCTCCGGCGGAATCCATGGCAATCCGAGTGCGGCGTAGAGCGCCTCTTCGGTGGGCGTCGGAATGAACTGGCTCCCCTTCCAGAGCGCAGTGCCCGCGAGGTTGTAACCCAGCTCCTTGCCACGCTGCGCGAGCGCCGCGAGATGGCCATCTGCGCCTGTGGCCTGGACCAGCACGGCGCCGAGATTCTGCGGCGGTGTCACGATCACCTGCACACTGCTGCCGCCAGCGAGCCGGAGCGTCGCGCGTCGCTCATCCTGTCCGGCGATTTCGCTCGCACCGGGAAATGACGCGAGCTGCCGGAAGACTTCTTCCGCGGGCGCATCGGCCACCAGCACGATTTCCAGGTCGCGCACGACCTCGGCACGTCGCCGGACATCACCGGCAACGTGTACGGAGAGAATGTGCGGCAGCTTGCCCAGCGCCTCCGCCACCGCGTGCGCTTCCTGCGCCGCGTGATGAGAGAGCCGCCACTGGCTCGCCGCACGCAGGAAGGTGATCCCACGCAAAATGTTTTCGGCGGTGCGCTGGCCGAAGCGCGGGAGTGCCGCGAGGCGACCATCGCGCGCGGCAACCTCAAGCTCGGCAAGCGTCTCGATGCCGAGCGTGGTGTGCACTGTGCGGATCTTCGAGACACCAAGGCCGGAAATCGCGAGCATCTCGACCAGCCCCGGCGGAACATCTTCGCGCAATTCCTCGAGCAGTTCCGCGCGGCCAGTCTGCACCAGTTCGGTGAT of Gemmatimonadota bacterium contains these proteins:
- a CDS encoding efflux RND transporter periplasmic adaptor subunit, producing MKLARVLPLVALVGACSKPAPLPVYQAVAVERRDIIVTAQAAGAVNPDTVVQVKSKASGEILDVKVQTGDFVKRGTLMVQVDQRIPQNDMQTAQANQEVAKAQLANAQGQLNRAKELFTAKAITQQELETATLAVANSKADVVRQTIALENAKITLGDTRVLAPISGTVIEQQVQRGNVISSPNTASGGTVLLTMADLSLVQIKTYVDETDIGKLRAGLPANVTVNAFPNRPFRGEVLKIEPQADTIQNVTMFPVLIRIDNKDGLLKPGMNAEVKMQVGERKNVLAVPNAALRTERDVKSAGTVLGIADADLTRMLAEAKAAVEPAPTAGDSAKKEVLPAGDPSAAAPKGDAAARQGGAKQGAGAPAAGGNGGGNGGGNPAGAGTGGGNRGGGMRRGGGGGNAEFGGTYIVFVQRAGKPVPVYVKTGLTDLDYSEVKSGLTEKDSVLMLPSASFVQSQQDLQTRMKGAAGGLPGQSTTPPAAGARPAGGAAPAGGGKAPGGR
- a CDS encoding ABC transporter ATP-binding protein, coding for MAALPADVPRDAVIVTRNLQREYLMGTERVRALQGVDITIRRNEFVAIMGPSGSGKSTMMNLIGCLDTPSEGEYWLNGYRVSELDDDALARIRNKEIGFVFQTFNLLPRASALANVELPMVYAGASGKERRERAKEALSQVGLGNRMDHKPNELSGGQRQRVAIARALVNRPSILLADEPTGNLDSATSEEIMALFETLHRQGQTIILVTHEPDIAAHAKRQIVLRDGKVSSDGSSVEAVA
- a CDS encoding TolC family protein, producing MVRANRPLRFALVAALLALPGMAQAQGNQPSQALQSLPPMAPAPQSVTLAQALQRSEQVSPTVVQSANSIRSAELQVRTAKWRFVPQLSFTPQASLLMSSGDSRLDPVTGEVISGNSSNPNYGFNVTATLPIFDGFIRNYDLKAARAREDAATSTLVSTKFTNTLNVTNTFLTVLADKRLLAVDSTAVLSAEQQYNVAVAKLRAGSGSISDSLSALVSLNNAKFTMLGHQNTLATDEAQLGRAIGADGRVGAVDDPAYYQLPAAIDTLSLRRDARASSPQLRAAQATLEALRQATKSNKAQYFPNLSISVGDNFTANKQSDYSLKGRKSLNLGLTITPWTNFARETQIENAQIQVENQQASLLDQQHQIDANLTAQFAAISNAQAQIQLSETSATAAETNLRVVTARYGQGVATITELLQAQTNLTQAQVNAVQARYAYLRAKVQIESILGRSLP
- a CDS encoding sigma-70 family RNA polymerase sigma factor; the protein is MTGVDEAELAARAARGDAEAFGGLVALHAPMARRVAYAVLEDSEDADDAAQEGFLSAWQAIGRYDPKRAFRPWLMQIVVNAAKDLRRRRRVRAADPLDHVAAASRDDPAREVGAMDLGERLKSALATLPERQRLAVVLFDAEGYSQAEIATLLGIPEGTVKSDVFHGRRALRKVLGSVKEEWDE
- a CDS encoding phospholipase D-like domain-containing protein — its product is MTAILAEGESSGEALNRAVGRASGTHSIAGNRVEMLIDGAANYAVMHAQIASATTRIHLENYIIHADATGQAFADALMARAREGIKVRVLYDWLGCAGTPRRFWRELREAGAEVCAFGPPSWRDPLLLASRDHRKVFVVDGCRGVTGGLCIGDEWIGNPEKGIQPWRDTGVSIEGPAARLLDAAFESAWKFAGGSAIPSDEINGNVPPMGDIAVRVVATEPGRERAYRTIDLLLGVSASKVWVTEAYLAAPQRLYQAFIDAARDGADVRILLPGASDIRMVRNLTRVGYRGLLKAGVRLYEWQGPMLHAKTIVADGRWVRVGSSNMNASSLLANWELDVFIEDPALAKEMEKQFHEDLTLASEVVRRPRRIATLFGREIPPALAHEKRPVHGHPTHQRTFRERRRQAIVTAGGLIRGARATLFGPLALVLLAAAALFVLFPVPAAYVAAGLATLTAAALIVRALGHRGRT
- a CDS encoding HD domain-containing protein, with the protein product MRAVEVVMRHMAPRYGADPEWWGVVGLLHDFDYERYPNNDRAADQEHPTEGVRYLRSHGFPEDGCEAILGHAEFTNTARVSDLARVLFAIDELTGFVVACGLVRPSKSLLDLEPPSVLKKLKDKGFARGVNRDDVRNGAEQLGVPLDALVTDVLTALRPHEREFGLGSP
- a CDS encoding peptidylprolyl isomerase, giving the protein MAKTAIIETEKGTITADLFDADAPGTVANFEKLGNSEFYDGTRFHRVISNFVIQGGDPLSKDPKNPRVGTGGPGYTIKCETDTSKHKHSAGSLSMAHAGKNTGGSQFFIAHSPQAHLDGVHTVFGQVTSGMDVVNAIRQGDVITSIRVS
- the nth gene encoding endonuclease III, which produces MRKERALEILARLKAEYPAAHCELTFTTPFELLAATILSAQCTDVRVNLVTPELFRRWPDAFALAAAQQAEVEEVIRSTGFFRNKAKSLLGMARALVADHDGVVPRSMAELRPLPGVGRKTANVVLGNAYDSQEGVTVDTHVLRLTRLLKLTRESDAEKVERDLMVLIPKDDWTLISHLLIWHGRRVCIANRPRCDACVLADICPSRQDDR
- the polX gene encoding DNA polymerase/3'-5' exonuclease PolX; the encoded protein is MAVMDRTGVARALEQIAAYLELKGENTFRVRAFTGAAKTVEGFPGELDPAIADGSLAEAKGIGPAILQVITELVQTGRAELLEELREDVPPGLVEMLAISGLGVSKIRTVHTTLGIETLAELEVAARDGRLAALPRFGQRTAENILRGITFLRAASQWRLSHHAAQEAHAVAEALGKLPHILSVHVAGDVRRRAEVVRDLEIVLVADAPAEEVFRQLASFPGASEIAGQDERRATLRLAGGSSVQVIVTPPQNLGAVLVQATGADGHLAALAQRGKELGYNLAGTALWKGSQFIPTPTEEALYAALGLPWIPPELRESGAELGLPVPALLTRGDLRGFLHCHTTYSDGSNSAAELAAACRAEGYEYVGITDHSRAAAYAGGMTPDDLRRQWDEIDALNATNPGIRVLKGIESDILVDGLLDYPDDILAGFDFIIASIHSRFNLSEQEMTDRVCRAMESPYMTILGHPTGRLLLAREPYPINLDRVFEVAARNKVAIEINADPHRLDLDWRVLGRARAAGVAISIGSDAHNLAGLANVEYGVGIARKGGLGPPDLLNCRDTAGFLAFAAARRP